In Sodalis ligni, a single genomic region encodes these proteins:
- the ybcJ gene encoding ribosome-associated protein YbcJ, with protein sequence METFSLAGHPHIALCDLLKFQGWCHSGAAAKTAINGQQVKVDGVMETRKRCKVVINQQVEFLGQVVKIVE encoded by the coding sequence ATGGAAACCTTTTCTCTAGCAGGCCACCCGCACATTGCTTTGTGCGATTTATTAAAATTCCAGGGATGGTGCCACAGCGGCGCGGCGGCGAAAACCGCCATCAACGGCCAACAGGTGAAAGTAGACGGGGTAATGGAGACCCGCAAGCGGTGTAAGGTTGTGATCAATCAGCAGGTGGAATTTCTCGGCCAGGTGGTGAAGATCGTTGAATAA
- the folD gene encoding bifunctional methylenetetrahydrofolate dehydrogenase/methenyltetrahydrofolate cyclohydrolase FolD produces MVAKLIDGKSIAQQVRNDVAARVKQRLVTGKRAPGLAVVLVGENPASQIYVANKRKACEDVGFVSRSYNLPSTVSEAELLSLIDRLNDDGQIDGILVQLPLPAGMDNINVLERIRPDKDVDGFHPYNVGRLCQRAPLLRPCTPRGIITLLEHYNIETFGVNAVVVGASNIVGRPMSMELLLAGCTVTVTHRFTKDLQRHLAYADILVVAVGKPGLIAGEWIKPGAVVLDVGVNRLDNGKLVGDVDFAVAAQRASYITPVPGGVGPMTVATLIQNTLQACEEFHDTAS; encoded by the coding sequence ATGGTAGCAAAACTCATTGATGGCAAATCGATTGCTCAACAGGTCAGGAATGACGTTGCCGCACGGGTAAAGCAGCGGCTGGTCACGGGTAAACGCGCGCCAGGGTTGGCGGTGGTGCTGGTGGGGGAAAACCCCGCATCTCAGATTTATGTCGCCAATAAACGCAAAGCCTGTGAGGATGTCGGTTTTGTCTCGCGCTCCTACAATTTACCTTCCACCGTCAGCGAAGCTGAACTGCTGTCGCTTATCGACCGGCTGAACGATGACGGACAGATCGACGGTATTCTGGTGCAGTTGCCGCTGCCGGCGGGCATGGATAATATCAATGTATTGGAACGCATCCGGCCGGATAAGGATGTGGACGGTTTCCATCCCTATAACGTCGGACGTTTGTGCCAGCGCGCGCCGCTGCTGCGTCCCTGCACGCCACGGGGCATCATTACCCTGCTGGAGCATTACAACATTGAAACCTTCGGCGTCAACGCCGTGGTGGTGGGCGCGTCCAATATCGTCGGCCGTCCCATGAGCATGGAACTACTGCTGGCCGGCTGTACGGTAACGGTGACCCATCGTTTCACCAAGGACTTGCAGCGGCATCTCGCGTATGCCGATATCCTGGTGGTGGCGGTGGGTAAACCCGGCCTGATTGCCGGAGAATGGATAAAACCGGGGGCGGTGGTGCTGGACGTGGGCGTTAACCGGCTGGATAACGGCAAGCTGGTCGGGGATGTGGATTTTGCCGTCGCCGCGCAGCGGGCATCCTATATTACGCCGGTACCCGGCGGCGTCGGCCCGATGACGGTGGCCACCTTGATTCAAAATACCTTGCAGGCATGTGAAGAATTTCACGATACAGCATCATAA
- a CDS encoding beta-ketoacyl synthase chain length factor, whose translation MKLTFSLLDWQASAPGLGEADEWLRWAGLPAFIDPKRPLAKCNQLPMMTARRLNSGSRAAVDCGLALLRRQKVDAIVFTSRHGELERNLRILRALAQEEETSPTDFAMSVHNAAAGSLTIAAAMPLVTTSLAAGMDTFQQGLVEAAALQSAGYERILLVDFDGVIPEFYQDAIPVQMPRYPYAVALLLTKGKTMSCESDMASAGEEPSMAQSLQFLHAALAEQPRFVIYGERLAWRWTRYGG comes from the coding sequence ATGAAATTAACCTTTTCACTTCTTGACTGGCAAGCCAGTGCGCCCGGGCTTGGCGAGGCTGATGAATGGCTGCGCTGGGCCGGCCTTCCGGCGTTTATCGACCCGAAAAGGCCTCTGGCTAAATGCAATCAGCTGCCGATGATGACGGCGCGACGCCTGAACAGCGGCAGCAGGGCGGCGGTGGATTGCGGGCTGGCGTTGCTGCGTCGGCAGAAGGTTGATGCCATAGTATTTACCAGCAGGCACGGCGAACTGGAGCGAAACCTGAGAATTCTGCGAGCTTTGGCGCAAGAAGAAGAAACCTCTCCAACGGATTTCGCCATGTCGGTGCATAATGCTGCTGCGGGCAGCCTGACTATCGCGGCCGCCATGCCGCTGGTTACTACCTCTCTGGCTGCGGGCATGGATACTTTTCAGCAAGGTCTGGTGGAGGCGGCTGCCTTGCAGTCTGCCGGTTACGAACGGATTTTGCTGGTGGATTTTGATGGTGTAATACCGGAATTTTACCAAGATGCGATCCCGGTCCAGATGCCCCGTTATCCCTATGCGGTCGCTTTATTATTAACTAAGGGAAAGACGATGAGTTGTGAGTCCGATATGGCAAGTGCGGGGGAAGAACCCTCTATGGCCCAGAGCCTGCAGTTTTTGCATGCCGCCCTGGCGGAACAGCCGCGATTTGTCATTTACGGCGAGCGTCTGGCTTGGCGCTGGACCCGGTATGGCGGCTAA
- a CDS encoding lysophospholipid acyltransferase family protein, producing MAAKVLRPWVATTIFSRLWRLLMGGCCIALFSLGALLMSLVWFNLLLIIQRDASKRRRLARRCISASFRLFLGTARLLGVLDYRIDGIAALQNDHGCLVVANHPTLIDYVLLASVMPDVDCLVKADLLHHFFFRGVIRAADYLVNSQGKTLVATCRQRLLNGDTIMIFPEGTRTRHGSAPVLKRGAANIAVRCGCDLRVVHIHCSEQVLNKESRWYQTTPAKPFFTVSVRERISISSFMTKEKDTQPIAVRHLNRFLQQALTPELL from the coding sequence ATGGCGGCTAAGGTTCTGCGGCCGTGGGTCGCGACCACCATTTTCAGTCGCCTTTGGCGCCTGCTTATGGGCGGGTGCTGCATAGCGCTGTTTAGCCTGGGGGCATTGTTGATGTCCCTGGTGTGGTTCAATCTGTTGCTGATCATACAGCGGGATGCGTCGAAGCGCCGCAGGCTGGCGCGTCGGTGCATTTCCGCCAGTTTCAGGCTTTTTCTCGGGACTGCCCGTCTATTGGGTGTGCTGGATTACCGCATCGACGGCATAGCGGCATTGCAAAATGACCACGGTTGTCTGGTGGTGGCAAACCATCCGACCCTTATCGATTATGTGCTGCTGGCCTCCGTCATGCCGGATGTGGACTGCCTGGTTAAAGCCGATCTGCTCCACCACTTTTTCTTTCGCGGCGTGATTCGCGCGGCGGACTATTTGGTTAACAGCCAGGGAAAGACGCTGGTGGCGACCTGCCGGCAGCGGCTGCTTAACGGGGATACCATCATGATTTTTCCCGAGGGCACCCGAACCCGCCATGGTTCGGCGCCGGTGTTAAAGCGCGGCGCGGCCAATATCGCCGTGCGATGCGGCTGCGATCTGCGGGTTGTGCATATCCATTGCAGCGAGCAGGTCCTCAACAAAGAGAGCCGATGGTACCAAACCACGCCGGCTAAACCGTTTTTTACCGTCAGCGTTCGTGAACGCATCAGTATCAGTTCATTCATGACAAAGGAAAAAGATACGCAACCCATAGCGGTACGGCATCTGAATCGTTTTTTACAGCAGGCGTTAACGCCGGAGCTTTTATAA
- a CDS encoding phosphopantetheine-binding protein — translation MEELSLEIKQMIIDTLNLEEMSVDEIETDAPLFGDGLGLDSIDALELGLAVKNRYGVMLSAESEEMRQHFFSVATLAVFINAQRLKSA, via the coding sequence ATGGAAGAATTATCCCTTGAGATAAAACAAATGATTATCGACACGCTTAATTTAGAAGAGATGAGTGTGGATGAAATCGAAACCGATGCGCCATTATTTGGGGATGGTCTCGGGTTAGACTCCATCGATGCCCTGGAACTGGGACTTGCGGTCAAAAACCGTTACGGCGTGATGCTGTCGGCGGAAAGCGAAGAGATGCGTCAGCACTTTTTCTCCGTAGCGACACTGGCCGTTTTCATCAATGCTCAGCGCCTCAAGAGTGCCTGA
- a CDS encoding acyl carrier protein, translating to MDKKQIYQEITGLLVTLFEIDAAQIKPESRLYEDLELDSIDAVDMVVHLQKRIGHKIAPETFKSVRTVQDVVDAVERLVSAD from the coding sequence ATGGACAAAAAACAAATTTATCAGGAAATAACCGGACTGCTGGTCACGCTATTTGAGATTGATGCAGCGCAAATCAAGCCGGAATCGCGTCTCTATGAAGATCTCGAACTGGACAGTATTGATGCCGTGGATATGGTGGTCCACCTGCAAAAGCGAATCGGCCATAAAATTGCGCCGGAAACCTTCAAATCCGTGCGCACCGTGCAGGATGTGGTTGATGCGGTAGAACGGTTGGTGAGCGCTGACTGA
- a CDS encoding acyl-CoA synthetase produces MNTPRPLALAEWLAGENDRRIVADNGKEQFTLAQMRGQVQALCRRLLALSQRRWALCFEDSYLFTVALLASLHAGKIPVIPGHIRQSLLQEQSDDFDGVITDADLTLSCPVLGVERYGVDTGLRYDGPSDAGLTNGLPGIDPTAYLVLFTSGSTGKPRQVNKPVQCLDEESRWLARLWGTRLSGCHFVASVSHQHLYGLTFRVCLPMALALSFDSRQVLYSEQLACHTPDRRYAFISSPAFLRRLDMSLQSPGCRLIVSAGGPLPWVNADAARRWFSQTVDEIYGSTETGVLAWRSRQEEHTPWRPFPGVSLTCDDGECWRARSPLIPMEQGLKLDDKLSFDPAGGFQLCGRHDRIVKIEDKRISLSEVERRLLALPEVADAVALQVVRPGRSGVGVVLVLRPPAQAADLPQLKRRWRHELHQWLEPVAMPRFWRIIDVIPHNSQSKRAWAQIQELFHAAR; encoded by the coding sequence ATGAATACGCCGCGACCTCTGGCCTTGGCTGAGTGGCTCGCCGGTGAAAATGACCGGCGTATCGTGGCGGATAACGGCAAGGAGCAGTTCACCCTGGCGCAGATGCGCGGGCAGGTGCAGGCTCTCTGCCGGCGGCTTCTGGCGCTGTCCCAGCGGCGCTGGGCGCTCTGTTTCGAAGACAGCTATCTGTTTACCGTCGCTTTGCTGGCGTCGCTGCATGCCGGCAAAATTCCCGTTATCCCGGGTCACATTCGTCAATCCCTGCTCCAGGAGCAATCGGACGATTTTGATGGTGTCATCACCGATGCCGATTTGACTCTGTCATGTCCGGTGCTGGGGGTGGAAAGATACGGCGTCGATACCGGGTTACGCTATGACGGCCCAAGCGACGCCGGTTTAACCAACGGACTGCCCGGCATCGATCCTACGGCTTATCTCGTGCTGTTCACCTCAGGTTCCACCGGCAAGCCCCGCCAGGTGAATAAACCGGTGCAATGCCTCGATGAGGAGTCGCGCTGGCTGGCGCGGCTCTGGGGGACGCGTCTGTCGGGTTGCCACTTCGTTGCCTCGGTCAGCCATCAGCATTTATACGGGCTCACCTTCCGCGTCTGTCTGCCTATGGCCCTGGCGCTGAGTTTCGACAGCCGCCAGGTGCTTTATAGCGAACAGCTGGCCTGCCATACTCCCGACCGGCGATATGCCTTTATCAGCAGCCCGGCGTTTCTGCGTCGCCTGGATATGTCCCTGCAGTCGCCGGGATGCCGGCTGATCGTTTCCGCCGGCGGGCCTTTACCCTGGGTGAATGCCGATGCGGCGCGGCGGTGGTTCAGTCAGACAGTGGATGAAATCTACGGCAGTACTGAAACCGGCGTGCTGGCGTGGCGCAGTCGTCAGGAAGAGCATACGCCGTGGCGGCCTTTCCCCGGCGTCAGCCTGACCTGCGACGATGGGGAGTGCTGGCGGGCGCGCTCGCCATTAATCCCTATGGAGCAAGGACTTAAGCTGGATGACAAGCTGTCTTTTGATCCCGCCGGCGGTTTTCAGTTGTGCGGCCGTCATGACCGCATCGTCAAAATCGAGGATAAACGCATCTCCCTCAGTGAAGTTGAGCGGCGCTTGCTGGCGCTGCCGGAAGTCGCGGACGCGGTTGCCTTGCAGGTTGTCCGTCCGGGGCGCAGCGGTGTCGGCGTGGTGTTGGTGTTGCGCCCCCCGGCCCAGGCCGCCGATTTGCCGCAGCTAAAGCGGCGGTGGCGCCATGAGCTGCATCAGTGGCTGGAACCGGTAGCCATGCCGCGTTTCTGGCGCATCATCGATGTCATTCCCCACAACAGTCAAAGCAAACGCGCATGGGCGCAAATACAGGAGCTGTTTCATGCGGCCCGTTGA
- a CDS encoding 3-hydroxyacyl-ACP dehydratase FabZ family protein, producing MRPVELSRHVDGRQAELCLRVDGDLFWFQGHFPGYPLLPGMAQLDWVLLYGDELLAPGWLFSAVESIKFQHPILPGSILRLKMAWQEEKHLLAFSYAIVLEETEQMASSGKISLCR from the coding sequence ATGCGGCCCGTTGAACTTTCCAGGCATGTCGATGGCCGGCAGGCTGAACTTTGCCTGCGGGTGGACGGGGACCTGTTCTGGTTTCAGGGGCATTTCCCCGGCTACCCTCTGCTGCCCGGTATGGCGCAGCTGGACTGGGTCTTGCTGTATGGCGATGAGCTATTGGCGCCGGGCTGGCTATTTTCCGCCGTCGAAAGCATCAAATTCCAGCACCCGATCCTGCCCGGCAGCATTCTTCGGCTCAAGATGGCCTGGCAGGAGGAAAAACATCTGCTCGCCTTCAGCTATGCGATTGTGCTGGAGGAAACGGAACAGATGGCCAGCAGCGGGAAAATCAGTTTATGTCGATAA